agttaaAGACACATGATTTATTGTAGTTCATCGCAAGTGAAAACTATGTCTATTTTCTGttattatagatttttactaTATTCAGAATTCAGCAGTTACAAtgtataactcactttttacttattttgctcattttttaaaaatacatcaatatcaataatattaaaaactcCTAGTACAAGAAAATAAGTGCATAAAATATATGGAAATTCTCAACATCTTCGAtatgaatttatgttttaaaaatttgtctCCTAACCCCTTAGGAAGGGAGATGGTAATATAAATTCACTtttaaataaatagtaatataactaattaagatATACTATTTTAAGAGGTTTTGAACATTTTTGTACGAAAATGCTTgacagttatatatatatatatacatatatatattagttagttaataatatatatatgtattataataacAATGCCATAAgataatactccctctgtatcagaatagatgatgttgtaggattttattttgtatcagaaaggatgattttctgtatactttaattaattaatgataaaaattGCAAATTTCAAGAATTATTGaatgagaatttaaaagtttgatgaaatattattggttaataattataaaaatatattattataaataaataatacacttATTGCTATACATTAAATGTTATTCTTGATATatgtaaaaatcctaaaacatcatctattgtgatacagagggagtataacaaagaagaaaattttgttgtatttttgttgttgtgttaatatagtaaataaaaattctttGAAAACAAGTATTTGCAACCGCTTGCTACCACAAACATTAATATCAGCTAAGAAAACTTTCACAGTCTAGTAATTTCAAGCTAAGAAAACGTTCAAAATGATTTTCGCAAACATAACGTTTATGGGAAACTAATCAAGTCCTTATTTCAAGCTATATaagtgggggttattggtttaagatttgaatagagttttaaagatttgaaatattatgtagaatctgttgttattatatcaagattttgttaaactagtgttattagtttgtgatttgtaaaaagtcatttaaaatcttaacaaatctgggttattggattcagacttttataaagttattaaaagttttgtgttattcaattaaaacaaaagaatctagtaTTGTTAATGacttcaattattatgttattggttcatgatattagacactttctttacaaaataaagtcatgaaaagtatcataaaaatacagggattgtttgaaggactttacaagattttagaaaactaatcaacaaaactctctagcaatctttaacaatctttcacttattcatttttaatgattttattgaactcttcaaaaatttttataaatctcaaaccaataccagtgtaatttgaatttaaaccattgtaatttatttatgtgtACTAAGAAATTTAAAGAAGCGGCTAATCGAACGAGAGGGTCTAATATATTAATCTTGATGTGAAGACAACATATGAGATTAAGATAATCTTATTTAAATTAAGCAAGCAACCTTAAGTAACTAGAACCACTCCTTTGACGGTTCATAAGCTAATGATGATTATGCTCCATTATGagttttaatatgatatttgtttATTCTAATTTAAAATGGTACttgaaattaataaagaaatGTGTGAAGAGGCACATTATGTCGAGGTGCAATTTCTTAATCAAGTCTAACTAAATCTCATAGGCCATGACTACTCCTATACGAGTTGACTTAGACCAcgagttttatatatttataaagaatgtaatcTAGTAGACGAATAAATAATTAGACTGGCTAAAAATAAAGTGAACTTTGCTTACCTTTATTGCAGAGATAAGACGAAATCAATTAGAACGattagaccatctccattaGTTATTGTTGATTAGtgtctttcaaaaaaaaattataactaattttagtttttattaataatggGTTTCTTTGAGATGTTTATAGTGAAAAACTCAAATAGCAAAATTTGGAATACTAAAATTATTCTTAAAACTATACTTATGCAAAATTATAAGCTCACATTACTGTTAAACTTTGTGCTAACTTGCTAACTGATGATCAAAACAGTGGGATAGAGTAAAGGGGAGGATAAGTTAGTGAATATGACCGCTTTGAATTGtgtcattttaaaataattatatcaatgaatttaaatgtagtaaattattattgaaataatttttttttaacaaaatctggTGCTTGATCGACATAGCACaaattatttgtgttttattgatGGTTCTTGAAAAGCGATTGATCAATTTGTAGGTAGAGGttgggtttttggttttgttctcttTCTATGGGGGAGGCTCTTACTATGGGGTCTGCCAATCTCCGACAAAGTCTCACTCTTCTTCATACAGAGATTAAAGCCATATCTAGACGATGAGATGTATGATTGGGACGGACATTCAGAATATCGTTTTTCTTATAGATCATTGTTCTGATGTAGTGAAGATGGTGACTTCGCGTTCTGAATGGTCAACTTTCAACTCTTATTTAGAAGAGATTCAGTTTGATAAAAAGGAGTTTACATCTTTTTCATTGGTTTTAATTTCCTGTAATCAGAATGGTAAAGCGAACAATTTGGCACAACATATTCGCTCTGAACCGCATCTaattacctatgtaaacaatatttttttgtattaactTGTTTGAGtctattttgttgttgttgtaaaaaaaaaatgttatggtACCTCagatataaaatattgtttatttttatactttttgaaAATATCATTGATAGAAATAtgatatgattatatatatatattagttaattaatttgattggtAATTCTAACTGCTGTGGtacaaattttatcatttttttgtttggtaatagTACGGAATTTACAGCTTTAATATTTATCAatcacaaaatatatcaaaatatattaaattattaaaaattagcAGTTATAAAATGGATTAACATTGTCGAAAGCAATATTTTCAGTACTTTCATATTGCTAgttcttatttttctaattaattcgATATCATTTGCCGCTTGTTTTTccactagaaaagaaaaaaatgttaccaCTTTGTATGATCAATAGGAGTATAGGACCTACTGTttgaacaaaattaaactaCGCAACtgcataaatataattaagcatcaGAAGATTCAGAACCCACTAAATTGGGAAATTAAATTCTAGTTTACactaatttccaaaaatatcaacTCCACTCAAATTATAGGCAACGTTGTTTCATTCTACGGATAGAACaaagtaataataaattaacaaaaagaatatatgagtaataaaatattcattGAGAGCCTAGAGAATCCTTATTATAAAACCACAAATTCTCCATTTGATTTGACTAACCAtagctaactttttttttttgtatttggtgttatttatttattggaatatctttatttatataaactcCAAAAGGCCAAAACTAgcaaaaatataagaaacttaTTTTTTGGAGGCTATTTCTCGTATTacacacttatttatatttggATCACTACAAGAAATGATTACCAAACGaattaaaaatttgttcatGTTTACTGCTGTTATTGCTTTTGGTTAgatagaaagtagaaacaatAAACACTactcatgtttttttgtttaaccaaAAATTATGTTGAAGCTTTAAAACTCTTTGACTTTGATATTTTATCTACATACAGACCACTCGTGtgacaataatatataaatataatgtaaGACGTGTTCATTAAAATTTGTGGGTCTATAATATTGTTAAacgttaattaattttttttttggtggtatcCCACAGCTGCTTGGAAACAGCTTTGTCTCCGAAATGACGTAAAGCCTCCTAATTTATGACGGCAGATAAATTATGCATATAACACCGTCTAATTTTTTTGGTACTTTtaaactatattaattaattcaaaccaaaattttaagagtggttatacaaataaaaattaatatagactGAGACAAAATTGTCTTCCAACTATATTTACCAGCCCATTTCACAAATCTTTGGGAGTTTCTAGTTACCGGCTGGAATCGGATCCATCTTCTATTCGATAAATTTTGAATCACTAAAATCAgataaattttgggtttttcttttatttttagcatTACCTAGATAAACTACATACAATTTGCacctttattttttatgttaccTAGATTTGCAAAACTTTGCTGCTTTATTTATATCCCACTGAAATATACTGAGTTACTGACAGGAGAAGAATTCAAAACTTGtgttataaaatttatatttaattttcatatttgtgTATACATGTACGagagtgtttgtgtgtgtgtatctAACTACTACATATGCATTGGATCGGAGTAGAGCACTGTCCTTTATTCGAAGAGGGTAATAGATACACACGTGTTCAAGATTCGACCAGGAGAATGACTCCCAAAAAAGTACAATATagtatgtattttatatttcattaaaataaagTGTAGTTCAGTTCTTTTATCAATTGAATGACTGATTGTAATCCGATCAAATTACAAAAGATAGCCTAAACTTGATTAGtaaatttaagaataaaaatgaaacaagataGATGTGaccttttgttgttgattatgcGCATTTAAAGATTAAGAAACCCTGGTTAGTGAGTTGTGACCCTCTCTTATAAGTCTCTCTACATTGTATCCaagtccatatatatatacatatatggttTCACAGATCTTAAgcaattttagaaatttttattaaaatagtgtctttaatttaaacaaatacTTGGAGATTACTCTATAAGGCTATAATtcaggattttttttattttttttatttttggcaaaaGGCTATAATTAAGATTTGAAGTCATCTACACTAAGAAAATAAACCCAGTGAAATTTGCTATAAGGTTATGACTAAGATTTGAAGTTCATGTTGAACCAAcagtaatataataaattatcacaaaaaatatactgaagatatctaaaaaatataaagagtaTACGTAGTTAAATTATATGTAACTTTTGTAAGCATGCtagaattttgatttaaataacCCATAAGATCAAACTAGAAgggtattaattattattttttgttgtgaaaggattttgtttttctttctggtaattttgttaagttttcgtTGTGAAATTACGAAGGGAATTTAACTAATTACTCTTAGTGAAGTTTACTATAGGTGGGACctctaaaatctattttaataagGTTGTAGACCAAAGTCAGAGGTAACACGGCTATGCTcatggtgtatatatatatcctctccTCATACCTCCATACTTAAATACTTGTAAAGCATTTGCTACCATTCACCATTATCTCTCACTCTCATTCTCGCAATTCTGATCTTCCCTAAGAAGTTGCAAGTTTTTTGACGGCTCACGACTCGTTGAGGTGGTCTACCAAAAGgactaaacaacaaaacatatatttttcccacacaaaaaaaaagtcaatcatcatcatgaagTTCTCAATATCAGCACTGAAGCAGGTACAACCAATCTTGAGCTTCAAGAACAAAGTATCTATGGTCAATGTCAACTCTTTTCTCCATCCCAAAGAGAAAGTCGTCTTTGTGATGGGAGCTACCGGATCGGGTAAGACTCGTCTCGCCATCGACCTAGCAACTCGTTTCCAAACAGAGATCATAAACTCCGACAAGATTCAACTTTACAAGGGTCTCGACGTGCTTACAAACAAAGTGACCCCTCAAGAGTCCCGAGGCGTGCCTCACCACTTGCTCGGAGTATTAGACTCGGAGTTCGGAAACCTAACGGCCATCCAGTACAGCCGCCTTGCGTCACAAGCAATCTCAACACTCTCAGCGAACCATAAGCTTCCCATAGTAGCCGGTGGATCAAACTCTTACATTGAAGCACTTGCAAACCATACCTCAGGGTTCTTGTTAAATAACTACGAATGCTGTTTCATTTGGGTTGACGTGTCCTTACCCGTACTCAACTCCTTCGTCTCAAAACGCGTTGACCGCATGATGGAAACAGGATTACTCGAAGAAGTGAGAGAAGTATTCAATCCCAAAGCGGATTATTCCGTGGGGATACGAAGAGCTATCGGAGTCTCGGAGCTTCACGAATACTTACGTTACGAATCTATAGTTGACCGTGCAACACAGAGAATGATGCTTGACGTAGCGGTTAAATGTATCAAAAAGAACACAGAGTTATTAGCTTGTCGACAGTTTAAAAAGATTCAACGTCTGAACAAGAAGTGGAAGTTGTCTATGCACCGCGTGGACGCTACTGAGGTGTTCATGAAACATAACGTAGAAGAACAAGACGAGGCTTGGGATAGTCTCGTAGCTAGACCGAGCGAGAGGATCGTCGACAAGTTTTATAATAATCATAACCAACTTAAAAGTGATGATGTTGAGCATTGTTTGGCGGCGTCGTCTTACGGCGGAGGAAGTGGAAGTAGAGCCCACAATATGATATGAAAAGTTTTGTCATTTGATCATTTGAAGCTTTTTGGTGTGTGAGAATTAAAGATTTCTTATGTGTGGTGGTGATTCCACGGAGGTTTTCGCAACGTACGCAGGTGTGAGATATTACcccgaaaagaaaaaagaaaacaaaaagttttttttttgtttttttggttgttaaaATGTTTGTATATAAGATATTCGGTtaatattaattgtttgatacCTATTGACCACGAGTTCATGATAACCGAAAGTTATAATTCCTTGTGCCACGATAACACACTTACgtgtaattgtttata
The Camelina sativa cultivar DH55 chromosome 15, Cs, whole genome shotgun sequence DNA segment above includes these coding regions:
- the LOC104746867 gene encoding adenylate isopentenyltransferase 7, mitochondrial-like; the protein is MKFSISALKQVQPILSFKNKVSMVNVNSFLHPKEKVVFVMGATGSGKTRLAIDLATRFQTEIINSDKIQLYKGLDVLTNKVTPQESRGVPHHLLGVLDSEFGNLTAIQYSRLASQAISTLSANHKLPIVAGGSNSYIEALANHTSGFLLNNYECCFIWVDVSLPVLNSFVSKRVDRMMETGLLEEVREVFNPKADYSVGIRRAIGVSELHEYLRYESIVDRATQRMMLDVAVKCIKKNTELLACRQFKKIQRLNKKWKLSMHRVDATEVFMKHNVEEQDEAWDSLVARPSERIVDKFYNNHNQLKSDDVEHCLAASSYGGGSGSRAHNMI